The Calditerricola satsumensis genome has a segment encoding these proteins:
- the rpmG gene encoding 50S ribosomal protein L33: MRVIVTLECTQCKHRNYTTTKNKRTHPDRLELRKYCKHCNSHVLHRETR, translated from the coding sequence ATGCGGGTCATCGTCACCCTGGAATGCACGCAATGCAAGCATCGGAATTACACGACCACGAAGAACAAGCGGACGCATCCGGACCGCCTGGAACTGCGGAAGTATTGCAAGCACTGCAACAGCCACGTGCTGCACCGCGAGACGCGCTAA